The uncultured Fusobacterium sp. genome includes a window with the following:
- a CDS encoding nucleobase:cation symporter-2 family protein, translating to MATTNNTVEKVDQMLPIGDLVLLGIQHIAAMCAGAMAVPIILGNILGLDPAQINHLVSASFMMAGLGTLIQTLGIKNFIGSRLPMVEGVSFAGVGALSAIGLTYSSTDPLTGLQIMFGATLVSGLFCFLMAPVFGKLLKYFPPLVSGTVVTCMGLSLIPVAIRWAGGGVPSAPTFGNFQNILLALITLIIIVVIQKLSKGFLGNIAILIGIVLGTIIAIFMGVADFSSVAAADFVNINSPLKYGIKFDITAILSLFLVQLVIMTDATGNQLNLSNICGVDEKDAKRLAAGLRGHGLSSMLAGIFNTFPHSLFGQNVGIAAITGVASRFVGTAAGVILLLISFFPKVTAIFTSIPSPVLGGAGIIMFGIVAANGIKRLGEVNYVGNKNLMIVATSIGVALIPIAVPEFFKFFPSWGKILFQSAVTLGCLTVLILNIIFNEHGKKDKK from the coding sequence ATGGCTACAACAAATAATACTGTAGAAAAGGTAGATCAAATGCTACCAATAGGAGATTTAGTTCTTCTAGGAATACAACACATAGCAGCAATGTGTGCAGGAGCTATGGCTGTACCAATTATATTAGGAAATATTTTAGGATTAGATCCAGCACAAATTAACCATTTAGTAAGTGCATCATTTATGATGGCAGGGTTAGGAACTTTAATTCAAACACTAGGAATTAAAAACTTTATAGGATCAAGACTTCCTATGGTAGAGGGAGTTAGTTTTGCAGGAGTAGGAGCACTTTCTGCTATCGGTTTAACTTATAGTTCAACAGATCCATTAACAGGATTACAAATTATGTTTGGAGCAACATTAGTATCAGGATTATTCTGTTTCTTAATGGCACCAGTATTTGGAAAATTATTAAAATATTTTCCACCTCTAGTTTCAGGAACAGTTGTTACATGTATGGGATTATCACTTATACCAGTTGCAATTAGATGGGCAGGAGGAGGAGTTCCAAGTGCACCAACATTTGGAAATTTCCAAAATATTTTATTAGCTTTAATAACTTTGATTATAATAGTTGTAATTCAAAAATTGTCTAAAGGATTCTTAGGAAATATAGCTATATTAATAGGAATAGTTTTAGGAACAATTATAGCAATATTTATGGGAGTAGCAGATTTTTCAAGTGTTGCAGCTGCTGACTTTGTAAATATCAACAGCCCATTAAAATATGGAATAAAATTTGATATAACAGCAATATTATCATTATTTTTAGTACAACTTGTTATTATGACAGATGCTACTGGAAACCAATTAAACCTTTCAAATATTTGTGGTGTAGATGAAAAAGATGCAAAAAGACTTGCAGCTGGATTAAGAGGACATGGACTTTCATCAATGTTAGCTGGAATTTTTAATACATTCCCTCACTCATTATTTGGACAAAACGTTGGTATAGCTGCAATTACAGGAGTAGCAAGCCGTTTTGTAGGAACAGCAGCAGGAGTAATTTTATTACTTATTAGTTTCTTCCCAAAAGTAACAGCAATATTTACTTCAATTCCATCTCCAGTATTAGGAGGAGCAGGAATAATAATGTTTGGAATAGTTGCTGCTAACGGAATAAAAAGATTAGGAGAAGTAAACTATGTAGGAAATAAAAATCTTATGATAGTAGCAACAAGTATTGGAGTAGCTTTAATTCCAATAGCAGTTCCAGAATTTTTCAAATTCTTCCCATCTTGGGGAAAAATACTATTCCAAAGTGCAGTAACATTAGGATGTTTAACAGTACTTATATTAAATATAATATTTAATGAACATGGTAAAAAAGATAAAAAATAA
- a CDS encoding selenate reductase: MRDIMVPMPFDKLIKQCLTEYKTKKSLFDVKAITKADTEKKMEFCGRGLESPLGVAAGPHTQLAQNIVACYAGGARFIELKTVQVMYGEELGIQKPCIRANDEGYNVEWSSELHALEAMNEYIRAWFATKIVAKEFGLGNPDAFQFNMSVGYNLEGIKTPAVDGFLNGLNDASTTKVFQECKQYLLDNLDLFENVDADFINSISAHVCNTITLSTMHGCPADEIEKIAAYLIEEKGFNTFIKCNPTLLGYDYVRKMMDDMGYDYLSIDKHQFEIDLKFDQAVKMINNLIALSKEKGVKFGVKLCNTMPVDIKHNELPGNTMYMSGKSLYPLAISLAKILGEAIGEGLEVSFSGGADKNNIDEIFEAGIYPITVCTTLLQPMGYEKLAKLYEQLHAIEYPTERKLNLAKINELVEKVRTDKNYCKSEAQRKKTDEHISYEGVSEKDNLKCKVLCQTCIRVCPNRANTYIETTEGKILLHIDDSCNECGNCQYLCIQPCLPYRDRLTYFSSRQMMEESENKGLSIQGDKYLVRLEKEIVEYNYDELSDFMKSVVDSIKKTHSYLI, translated from the coding sequence ATGAGAGATATAATGGTACCAATGCCTTTTGATAAATTAATAAAACAATGTTTAACTGAATATAAAACAAAAAAATCATTATTTGATGTAAAAGCAATAACAAAGGCAGATACTGAGAAAAAAATGGAGTTTTGTGGAAGAGGACTAGAAAGCCCACTTGGAGTAGCAGCAGGACCTCATACACAATTAGCTCAAAATATAGTTGCTTGTTATGCAGGAGGAGCTAGATTTATTGAGTTAAAAACAGTTCAAGTTATGTATGGAGAAGAGCTTGGAATTCAAAAACCATGTATCCGTGCTAATGATGAAGGATATAACGTTGAATGGTCATCAGAATTACATGCTTTAGAAGCTATGAACGAATATATTAGAGCATGGTTTGCTACTAAAATAGTTGCTAAAGAGTTTGGATTAGGAAATCCAGATGCTTTCCAATTTAACATGAGTGTTGGATATAACTTAGAAGGAATAAAAACACCAGCAGTAGATGGATTCTTAAATGGTTTAAATGATGCTTCTACTACAAAAGTTTTCCAAGAGTGTAAACAATACTTATTAGATAATCTAGATCTATTTGAAAATGTAGATGCTGACTTTATCAACTCAATATCAGCTCATGTATGTAATACTATTACATTATCAACTATGCATGGATGTCCAGCAGATGAAATTGAAAAAATTGCTGCTTACTTAATAGAAGAAAAAGGATTTAATACTTTCATTAAATGTAACCCAACTCTATTAGGATATGATTATGTAAGAAAAATGATGGATGATATGGGATATGATTATCTATCAATAGATAAACATCAATTTGAAATAGACTTAAAATTTGATCAAGCTGTAAAAATGATAAATAACTTAATAGCTTTATCAAAAGAAAAAGGTGTAAAATTTGGAGTTAAATTATGTAACACTATGCCAGTTGATATTAAACACAATGAATTACCTGGAAATACAATGTATATGTCAGGAAAAAGCTTATATCCACTAGCAATCTCTTTAGCTAAAATATTAGGAGAAGCTATCGGTGAAGGATTAGAAGTATCTTTCTCTGGAGGAGCAGATAAAAATAATATCGATGAGATATTTGAAGCTGGAATCTATCCAATAACTGTATGTACAACTCTATTACAACCTATGGGATATGAGAAATTAGCTAAATTATATGAGCAATTACACGCTATTGAATATCCAACTGAAAGAAAATTAAACTTAGCTAAAATAAATGAATTAGTAGAAAAAGTAAGAACAGATAAAAACTACTGTAAATCAGAAGCACAAAGAAAGAAAACAGATGAACACATCAGTTATGAAGGAGTATCTGAAAAAGATAACTTAAAATGTAAAGTACTTTGCCAAACTTGTATCAGAGTATGTCCAAACAGAGCAAATACATATATAGAAACAACAGAAGGAAAAATATTACTTCATATAGATGATTCTTGTAATGAATGTGGAAACTGTCAATACTTATGTATTCAACCATGTTTACCATACAGAGATAGACTTACTTATTTCTCATCAAGACAAATGATGGAAGAAAGTGAAAATAAAGGACTTTCAATTCAAGGAGATAAATACCTTGTTCGTCTTGAAAAAGAGATTGTTGAATACAACTATGATGAACTTTCTGATTTTATGAAGTCAGTAGTAGATTCTATTAAGAAAACACACTCATATTTAATTTAA
- the hydA gene encoding dihydropyrimidinase translates to MELLLKNANIVTDEKTYISDIYIKDGVINKIGENIDIPNIKTVDIKGKYLIPGGIDVHTHFDIDVGIARSADNFYTGTLAAACGGTTTIVDHMGFGPKGCNLHHQLNLYYDLAKDSVIDYSFHGVIQHIDEDILSEIDEMIKDGIPSFKGYMTYGYKLSDMDMLKLSEKLGKSGGLLTVHPENNDIVDFMREKFAEEGKLEAIYHAKSRPDKCEGEAVNRMIDITAQTNCPLYIVHLSSNEALEHIKRAKDRGQNVYSETCPQYLILDEEMYRREDGVKFICSPPIREKSNQEKLWEGIQQGYIQTVATDHCSFNYKMKKEMGEKDFRKCPNGLPGVETRIPLMFSEGVSKGRISVNKFVEITSTNPAKLFGMYPKKGTIQEGSDADLVVIDPNLTKKITVSELHENVDYTSFEGIEVKGYPVMTISRGEIIVEDNKFIGEKGRGKFIKRVPFKF, encoded by the coding sequence ATGGAATTACTTTTAAAGAATGCAAATATTGTTACAGATGAAAAAACATATATAAGTGATATTTATATAAAAGATGGGGTTATAAATAAAATTGGAGAAAATATAGATATTCCAAATATAAAAACTGTAGATATAAAAGGGAAATATCTTATTCCAGGTGGAATAGATGTACATACTCATTTTGATATAGATGTAGGGATAGCAAGATCAGCTGACAATTTCTATACTGGAACTTTAGCAGCTGCTTGTGGAGGAACTACAACAATAGTTGATCATATGGGATTTGGACCAAAAGGTTGTAATCTACACCATCAATTAAATTTATATTATGATTTAGCAAAAGATTCTGTAATAGATTATAGCTTTCATGGGGTAATTCAACATATAGATGAAGATATATTAAGTGAGATAGATGAGATGATAAAAGATGGAATACCATCTTTTAAAGGATATATGACATATGGATATAAATTATCTGATATGGATATGTTAAAACTTTCAGAAAAATTAGGAAAATCAGGTGGACTACTAACAGTCCACCCTGAAAATAATGATATAGTGGATTTTATGAGAGAGAAATTTGCTGAAGAGGGAAAATTAGAAGCTATTTATCATGCAAAGAGTAGACCAGATAAATGTGAAGGGGAAGCAGTTAATAGAATGATAGATATTACTGCTCAAACAAATTGTCCATTATATATTGTTCATCTTTCTTCTAATGAAGCATTAGAGCATATAAAAAGAGCTAAAGATAGAGGACAAAATGTTTATTCTGAAACTTGTCCGCAATATTTAATTTTAGATGAAGAGATGTATAGAAGAGAAGATGGAGTAAAATTTATCTGTAGCCCACCTATAAGAGAAAAGAGCAATCAAGAGAAATTATGGGAAGGTATTCAACAGGGATATATTCAAACAGTTGCTACTGACCACTGTTCATTTAATTATAAAATGAAAAAAGAGATGGGAGAAAAGGATTTTAGAAAGTGTCCAAATGGTCTTCCAGGAGTAGAGACAAGAATACCTTTAATGTTTTCTGAGGGAGTATCAAAAGGAAGAATATCAGTTAATAAATTTGTAGAAATTACAAGTACAAATCCAGCAAAACTATTTGGAATGTATCCTAAAAAAGGAACTATTCAAGAGGGATCAGATGCTGACTTAGTAGTAATCGATCCTAATCTAACAAAGAAAATAACTGTTAGTGAATTACATGAAAATGTTGATTATACATCATTTGAAGGAATAGAGGTAAAAGGATATCCTGTTATGACAATATCTAGAGGAGAGATAATTGTTGAGGATAATAAATTTATTGGGGAAAAAGGAAGAGGAAAATTTATAAAAAGAGTACCTTTCAAATTTTAA
- the xdh gene encoding selenium-dependent xanthine dehydrogenase translates to MEDKFSFIVNGKTIVTTEDVNLLDFLRDDLGLISVKDGCKEGACGTCTILVDGKAMKSCIFTTKKVAGKEITTIEGFTDREKEVFAYAFTECGAVQCGFCIPGMVVAAKALFLRTLDPTKDEVKKALVGNICRCTGYKKIEEAIMLAAKIFRENTAVPKRECKGLIGTNVHRVDAAAKTLGVAKYAEDYNVEGMYYGSAVRSKYPRARVLSIDYSEALKLDGVLGVLTADDVSGKNNIGHLEFISDWDGLIPVGGITRYIGDAVALVAAKDKKTLEAAKKLVKVEYEELPGLFTPEEAMAEGAPLIHSKPNNILVREVLKRGNSEEAIKNSKYVVTNTYYTPATEHAYLEPESALAIPTEDGGIKLYTASQSIFDEQREVSRFLGLEKEKVRVTAAYVGGGFGGKEDMTVQHHSALLAYVFKKPVQVTLSRQESIYVSTKRHAMKIEMTTACDENGKLTAMKAKIISDTGAYASLGGPVLQRACTHAAGPYNYQNIDIEGIAVYTNNTPAGAFRGFGVTQSAFAIESNINQLAELTGLSPWEIRYRNAIRPGQVLPNGQIADEGTALVETLEAVKDVYENSKVAGIACAMKNAGIGVGLPDIGRCRLTVEGGKVKVRTSAACIGQGIATVCLQMVCQATGLTTEDVIVEAPDTHVTPNSGTTTASRQTVFTGEATKKAALALKAELETKTLAELEGWDHYAEYSGITDKMGSDKPNPVSHVAYGYATQVVVLDEAGKVEKVVAAHDVGKAVNPKALEGQIEGGVVMGLGFALTEVMPIVKGVPQVKFGTLGLFRATTTPDVEAIIVEKNKADLAYGAKGVGEITVIPTAPAVQNAYYKYDGIFRTSLPLEKTAYKK, encoded by the coding sequence ATGGAAGATAAGTTCAGTTTTATAGTTAATGGAAAAACAATAGTTACAACTGAAGATGTAAATTTACTAGATTTTTTAAGAGATGATTTAGGATTAATATCTGTAAAAGATGGATGTAAAGAGGGAGCTTGTGGAACATGTACAATACTTGTAGATGGAAAAGCAATGAAATCTTGTATCTTTACAACTAAAAAAGTAGCTGGAAAAGAGATAACAACAATAGAAGGATTTACTGATAGAGAGAAAGAAGTATTTGCATATGCATTTACTGAGTGTGGAGCTGTTCAATGTGGATTCTGTATTCCAGGAATGGTAGTAGCTGCAAAAGCATTATTCTTAAGAACTTTAGATCCAACTAAAGATGAAGTAAAAAAAGCTTTAGTAGGAAATATTTGTAGATGTACAGGATACAAAAAAATCGAAGAAGCTATAATGTTAGCAGCTAAGATTTTTAGAGAAAATACTGCTGTACCAAAAAGAGAGTGTAAAGGATTAATAGGAACAAATGTTCACAGAGTAGATGCTGCTGCTAAAACTTTAGGAGTAGCTAAATATGCAGAAGATTATAATGTAGAAGGAATGTATTATGGAAGTGCTGTAAGAAGTAAATATCCAAGAGCAAGAGTATTATCAATAGATTACTCAGAGGCTTTAAAATTAGATGGAGTACTTGGAGTACTTACTGCAGATGATGTTTCAGGAAAAAATAATATAGGACACTTAGAGTTTATCTCTGACTGGGATGGATTAATACCAGTTGGTGGAATAACAAGATATATAGGAGATGCTGTAGCACTTGTAGCAGCTAAAGATAAGAAAACTCTAGAAGCAGCTAAAAAATTAGTTAAAGTTGAATATGAAGAGTTACCAGGATTATTCACTCCAGAAGAAGCTATGGCTGAAGGAGCTCCTTTAATTCACAGCAAACCTAACAATATATTAGTAAGAGAAGTTTTAAAAAGAGGAAACTCTGAAGAGGCTATAAAAAATTCTAAATATGTAGTAACTAATACTTACTATACACCAGCTACTGAGCATGCTTACTTAGAGCCTGAAAGTGCATTAGCTATTCCAACTGAAGATGGGGGAATAAAACTATACACAGCTAGCCAATCTATTTTTGACGAGCAAAGAGAAGTTTCTAGATTCCTAGGATTAGAAAAAGAGAAAGTAAGAGTAACAGCAGCATATGTTGGAGGAGGATTTGGTGGTAAAGAAGATATGACTGTTCAACACCATTCAGCTCTATTAGCATATGTATTTAAGAAACCAGTTCAAGTAACATTAAGTAGACAAGAAAGTATTTATGTAAGTACAAAAAGACATGCTATGAAAATAGAAATGACAACTGCATGTGATGAAAATGGAAAACTAACAGCTATGAAAGCTAAGATAATATCTGATACAGGAGCTTATGCATCACTTGGAGGACCTGTATTACAAAGAGCTTGTACACATGCAGCAGGACCATATAACTATCAAAATATAGATATAGAAGGAATTGCAGTTTATACAAATAATACTCCAGCTGGAGCATTCAGAGGATTTGGAGTTACTCAATCAGCTTTTGCAATTGAATCAAATATAAACCAATTAGCTGAATTAACTGGATTAAGTCCTTGGGAAATAAGATATAGAAATGCAATTAGACCAGGACAAGTTTTACCAAATGGACAAATTGCAGATGAAGGAACAGCATTAGTTGAAACTTTAGAGGCAGTAAAAGATGTATATGAAAATAGTAAAGTAGCAGGAATTGCTTGTGCAATGAAAAATGCTGGAATCGGAGTAGGATTACCAGATATTGGAAGATGTAGATTAACTGTTGAAGGTGGAAAAGTAAAAGTAAGAACTTCAGCAGCTTGTATAGGACAAGGTATTGCAACTGTTTGTTTACAAATGGTTTGTCAAGCTACAGGATTAACAACTGAAGATGTAATAGTAGAAGCTCCAGATACACATGTAACTCCTAACTCAGGAACTACAACTGCATCTAGACAAACAGTATTCACTGGAGAAGCTACGAAGAAAGCTGCTCTAGCATTAAAAGCAGAGTTAGAGACTAAGACTTTAGCAGAATTAGAAGGTTGGGATCACTATGCAGAGTACTCTGGAATTACTGATAAAATGGGAAGCGACAAACCTAATCCAGTAAGCCACGTAGCATATGGATATGCAACTCAAGTAGTAGTTTTAGACGAAGCTGGAAAAGTAGAAAAGGTTGTAGCAGCTCATGACGTTGGAAAAGCAGTTAACCCTAAAGCTCTAGAAGGACAAATTGAAGGTGGAGTTGTAATGGGACTAGGATTTGCATTAACTGAAGTAATGCCAATAGTTAAAGGTGTTCCTCAAGTTAAATTTGGAACTTTAGGATTATTCAGAGCAACTACTACACCAGATGTAGAAGCAATTATAGTAGAGAAAAATAAAGCAGATCTTGCTTATGGAGCAAAAGGAGTAGGAGAAATTACAGTTATCCCTACAGCTCCAGCAGTACAAAATGCTTACTATAAATATGATGGAATATTTAGAACATCATTACCATTAGAAAAAACAGCATATAAAAAATAA
- a CDS encoding RidA family protein: protein MNKVIHTEKAPAALGPYSQAIEANGMLFVSGQIPFVPETMTLVSDDVKAQTRQSLENVKAIVEAAGYSMKDVVKAGVFIKDMNDFAAINEVYNEYLGDVKPARACVEVARLPKDVKVEIEVIAVK, encoded by the coding sequence ATGAATAAAGTAATTCACACAGAAAAAGCACCAGCTGCTTTAGGACCATACTCACAAGCTATAGAGGCTAACGGAATGTTATTTGTATCAGGACAAATCCCATTTGTACCAGAAACAATGACATTAGTATCAGATGATGTAAAAGCTCAAACAAGACAATCATTAGAGAACGTAAAAGCAATAGTAGAAGCAGCAGGATACTCAATGAAAGATGTAGTAAAAGCAGGAGTATTTATAAAAGATATGAATGACTTTGCAGCAATCAACGAAGTATACAATGAATACTTAGGAGATGTAAAACCAGCAAGAGCATGTGTAGAAGTAGCAAGACTTCCAAAAGATGTAAAAGTTGAAATAGAAGTTATCGCTGTTAAATAG
- a CDS encoding flavodoxin has translation MKKIGVFYGTTSGTTTGIVDEVEFYLRKDDYEVYNVADGISQLSSFENLILITPTYGVGELQADWENVADELKNINFSGKVVGLIGLGNQYAFGESFVGGIKILYDIVTKNGGKIVGFTSTEGYHYEESEAVINDEFVGLAIDEGNQGDHTPEKIQNWLTKIKPEFN, from the coding sequence ATGAAAAAGATAGGTGTGTTTTATGGTACTACTTCAGGAACTACTACTGGTATTGTTGATGAAGTAGAATTTTACTTAAGAAAAGATGATTATGAAGTTTATAATGTAGCTGATGGAATTTCTCAACTATCTAGTTTTGAAAACTTAATCTTAATTACACCAACTTATGGAGTAGGAGAATTACAAGCTGATTGGGAAAATGTTGCTGATGAATTAAAAAATATTAATTTTTCAGGAAAAGTAGTTGGACTTATTGGTTTAGGAAATCAATATGCTTTTGGTGAATCTTTTGTAGGTGGAATAAAAATTCTTTATGATATTGTTACTAAAAATGGTGGTAAAATAGTTGGATTTACTTCTACTGAAGGATACCATTATGAAGAATCTGAAGCAGTAATAAACGATGAGTTTGTAGGACTTGCTATTGATGAAGGAAATCAGGGAGATCACACTCCTGAAAAAATTCAAAATTGGTTAACAAAAATTAAACCTGAATTTAATTAA
- a CDS encoding tRNA threonylcarbamoyladenosine dehydratase, with translation MIFQRTEFLIGSDNLKKLQNSHVIIFGVGGVGGFTTEALVRAGIGEISIVDFDTVDITNLNRQIIALQDTIGKLKTSVMKERLLNINPNLIVHEYPIKFSKENIEVFFKEKRYSYIVDAIDLITCKLDLISFATENNIPIISSMGTGNKLNPTMLEVSDINKTSVCPLARVMRKELKNRGIKKLKVVYSKEEPKKPQNLEGSREKKVNVGSISFVPSTAGLIIASEVIKDICNL, from the coding sequence ATGATTTTTCAAAGAACGGAATTTTTAATAGGAAGTGATAATTTAAAAAAATTACAAAATTCTCATGTTATAATTTTTGGAGTTGGAGGAGTTGGTGGATTTACAACTGAAGCTTTAGTTAGAGCAGGAATAGGGGAAATCTCAATAGTTGATTTTGATACTGTTGATATTACTAACTTAAATAGACAAATCATAGCTTTACAAGATACTATTGGGAAATTAAAGACTTCGGTTATGAAAGAGAGACTTTTAAATATAAATCCTAATTTAATCGTACATGAATATCCTATTAAATTCTCTAAAGAAAATATAGAGGTTTTCTTTAAAGAGAAAAGATATTCTTATATAGTAGATGCTATTGATTTAATTACTTGTAAGTTAGATTTAATCTCTTTTGCTACAGAAAATAATATTCCTATTATCTCTTCTATGGGAACTGGAAATAAATTAAATCCAACTATGCTAGAGGTTAGTGATATCAATAAAACTTCTGTATGCCCATTAGCTAGAGTAATGAGAAAAGAGCTAAAAAATAGAGGAATAAAAAAATTAAAGGTTGTCTATTCTAAGGAAGAACCTAAAAAACCTCAAAATTTAGAAGGAAGTAGAGAGAAAAAAGTAAATGTTGGCAGTATTTCTTTCGTTCCATCTACAGCTGGATTAATTATAGCTAGTGAAGTTATTAAAGATATTTGTAATTTATAG
- the rplU gene encoding 50S ribosomal protein L21 — protein sequence MYAVIKTGGKQYKVTEGDVLRVEKLNAEVNTTVELTEVLLVANGETVKVGTPVVEGAKVVAEVVAQGKGAKVVNFKYKPKTGYHRKKGHRQLFTEIKVTSINA from the coding sequence ATGTACGCAGTTATCAAAACTGGTGGTAAACAATACAAAGTTACAGAAGGTGACGTATTAAGAGTAGAAAAATTAAATGCTGAAGTTAACACAACTGTAGAATTAACTGAAGTTCTTTTAGTAGCTAATGGAGAAACTGTAAAAGTTGGAACTCCTGTAGTAGAAGGAGCTAAAGTAGTTGCAGAAGTTGTTGCTCAAGGTAAAGGAGCTAAAGTAGTTAACTTCAAATACAAGCCAAAAACAGGATACCACAGAAAAAAAGGTCACAGACAACTATTTACTGAAATTAAAGTTACTTCAATAAACGCTTAA
- a CDS encoding ribosomal-processing cysteine protease Prp, with protein MTKIEIYRKKGRIVGYKATGHSGYAEYGEDIVCAALSMALQLPLGGMQDVLDLYPKFEIDSDGYLSVDMRGMDNKGKEKELDTLLESMALMINSLSKDYPKNIKLVEKEEK; from the coding sequence ATGACAAAAATAGAGATTTATAGAAAAAAAGGTAGAATTGTAGGATACAAGGCTACTGGACATTCAGGTTATGCTGAGTATGGTGAAGATATCGTATGTGCAGCATTATCTATGGCATTACAATTACCTTTAGGTGGTATGCAAGATGTGTTGGATCTCTATCCTAAGTTTGAAATAGATTCTGATGGATACTTAAGTGTTGATATGAGAGGTATGGATAATAAAGGAAAAGAGAAAGAGTTAGATACTTTACTTGAGAGCATGGCATTAATGATAAATAGTTTATCAAAAGATTATCCTAAAAATATAAAGCTTGTTGAGAAGGAGGAAAAATAG
- the rpmA gene encoding 50S ribosomal protein L27 — MQFTLNIQLFAHKKGQGSVKNGRDSNPKYLGVKKYDGEVVKAGNIIVRQRGTAFHPGNNMGMGKDHTLFALIDGYVKFERLGKDKKQVSVYAAK, encoded by the coding sequence ATGCAATTTACTTTAAATATACAATTATTTGCACACAAAAAAGGACAAGGTTCTGTTAAAAACGGAAGAGATTCAAATCCTAAATATCTTGGAGTAAAAAAATATGATGGAGAAGTTGTAAAAGCTGGAAACATCATAGTAAGACAAAGAGGAACAGCTTTCCACCCAGGAAACAACATGGGAATGGGTAAAGACCACACTCTATTTGCTCTAATCGATGGATATGTAAAATTCGAAAGATTAGGAAAAGACAAGAAGCAAGTATCTGTATACGCAGCAAAATAG